The Proteus sp. ZN5 genome includes the window TACCCACAATAAGTTTATATTACTGGTCATGCTATTAATAAAATGAGGATCTGATGTTTCATATATATCACTCAAATCAGTTGTCATTACTAAAGTCACTTATGGTGCACTTTATGCAGACCAGACCACTTTCCTCTCCTTTTGAACAAGAAGTTATCCTTGTACAAAGCCCCGGAATGTCTCAGTGGTTACAAATCCAGCTTGCCGAAAGCTTGGGTATTGCTGCTAATATCCGTTACCCATTACCAGCAACCTTTATTTGGGAAATGTTTACTCGGGTATTATCAGGTATACCTAAAGAAAGTGCTTTTTCTAAAGATGCCATGACATGGAAATTAATGGCATTGCTTCCTGAATTTTTGCCTCATGAAGAATTTAAACCCTTACTGCATTACCTTGATGATGATGACGATAAACGTAAACTTCACCAGTTAGCTGGGCGTGTGGCTGACTTATTTGACCAATATTTAGTTTATCGTTCAGATTGGTTAGCTTCATGGGAAAAAGATGAATTAATAGAAGGGTTGAGTGAAAACCAACGCTGGCAAAAAATATTGTGGGTAGCATTACAGCAATACACAAAAGATCTTAATCAGCCTCAATGGCACCGTTCTAATCTTTATCAACAATTTATCTCTACATTAAATAACGCAGATGAAGGGGAGCTTCAGCACTGTTTTCCTCCTCGTATTTTTATTTGTGGAATTTCAGCATTACCTCAAGTTTACTTGCAGGCGTTACAGGCGATTGGGCGTCATACCGAGATCTATCTACTTTTTACCAACCCTTGCCGCTACTATTGGGGAGATATTCAAGATCCTAAATTTCTCGCTCGCCTTAATAGTCGAAAGCCACGCCATTATAAACAATTACATGAATCGCCTTGGTTTAAAGATGAAAAAAATGCTTCTTCGTTATTTAATGACGAAGGAGAGCAAAATATCGGTAATCCGCTATTAGCATCATGGGGAAAATTGGGTAAAGATAATCTTTATTTCCTCTCTGAACTTGAATACACCGATGTGTTGGATGCGTTTGTTGAGATCCCAAGAGATAATTTACTTCATCAATTGCAAGCAGATATCCTTGATTTAGAAGATTTTTCGCAATTGGGTACAACACTTGCAACTTATGAATGTAGTGAAGATAAACGTGTGATTTCGCCAGATGATTATTCACTGACTTTTCATGCTAGCCATAGTCCACAGCGCGAAGTTGAAGTGCTACAAGATCAATTACTGCATTTGTTAGAGCAAGATCCTGAATTACTACCGCGTGATATTATTGTGATGGTTGCGGATATCGATAGCTATACACCTTATATTCAAGCAGTGTTTGGTAATGCGCCTTCAGAACGTTATCTTCCTTTTGCTATTTCAGATAGAAAAGCACGTCAAGCACACCCTGTATTACAAGCTTTTATTACGTTATTAGAACTTCCCCAAAGTCGCTTTACAGCAGAGCAAGTATTAGCTTTACTTGAAGTACCTGCGTTAGCTGGACATTTTTCTATTTTTGAAAATGAATTAAAACTATTACGCCGATGGGTGGATGAGTCAGGTATACGCTGGGGATTAGATGATGAGAATGTGGCTTCATTCTTATTACCGATTACGGGTAAAAATACGTGGGAATTTGGTCTTCTGCGCATGTTACTTGGCTATGCGATGGAAAGTGAAAATGGCCCTTGGAAAGGTGTTCTACCTTACGATGAATCCAGTGGGTTAGTTGCAGAGCTTGCAGGTCATCTCGCTGATTTTCTTTATACATTAAGTGATTGGCGTACACGTTTGAGTGAAACCCGTTCATTAGAAGCATGGCTAGAAGTTGGACAACAATTAGTTGATGCCTTTTTTGAGTCTGATGAAGAAACGGAATTGGTTTTAGCGCTTATTATCCAACAATGGCAAAAAGTGATTGAAAACGGATTGAAAGCGCAATATCAAAATGAAATTCCACTCGTTCTTATTCGCGATGAATTAACAGTACGATTTGATGATGAAAAAATCAGTCAACGCTTTTTAGCAGGTAGCATTAATTTCTGTACATTAATGCCTATGCGTTCCATTCCTTTTAAAGCCGTGTGTTTATTAGGTATGAACGATGGTATTTATCCTCGTAATATTCAGCCGTTAGGGTTTGATTTAATGGCAGAAAAACGCCGTCGTGGTGATAGAAAACGTCGCGATGATGACCGCTATTTATTTTTAGAAGCACTTAGCTCAGCTGAAAAATACCTTTATATCAGTTATATCGGGAAGTCGATACGTGACGACCGAGAATGTAACCCATCCGTCTTAATCAAAGAATTACAAGATTATATTGGGCAAAATTTCCGTTTACCAGAGGATGGTGAACTCAATGTTGATGATAGTGCGACTCGTGTAAACCAGCGTTTATTAACACAACATAGCCGTGTACCTTTTGCCCAAGAAAATTTCCGTATAGGCGCTTCTTTTCGGTCTTATGCCTCTGAATGGCTGCCAGCTGCTAGTGGGCAAGGGGAGGTTCATCAAAGTTTTATCGAACCACTTAATGATGATGACACAATAGATAAAGTCTCTGTTGATGCACTGGCACGTTTTTATCGTCACCCTATTCGTGCTTTTTTCCAACAAAGATTAAAAACAAATTTCGTCATTGAAGAAACAGAATTACCCGAAGAAGAGCCATTTGTGATCAATGCGCTTCAACGTTATCTATTGAATCAATGGTTATTAAAAGCATTGATTGATCAAACCTCAACAGAAGCACTGTTTGAGCGTATCAAAGCAGCAGGACAACTTCCTGCGAGTGCATTTGGTCAAATCTATTGGGAACAACAAATAGAAGAATTACTTCCTTTAGCTGAAAAGATAAGAAGTGAACGATTAGCCACACATTCTGTCACATTAGAGCAAAGCTTTAGTGCAATGCCACTGATTGGTCGTTTAAATGAGGTACAAGCTGATGGTTTATTACGTTGGAGACCTGCCAGCTTAACAGCTAATGACTTATTGCAACTTTGGATTGAGCACTTAGTTTACTGCTTGAAAGAGGGGGCAGGCGAGAGTCGGTTTTACGGTAGAAAAGAGACTCAATGGTGTTTATTACCAGTTGATCCTGAGTTTGCCTATGCAACATTAGACAAGTTAATCAGTGACTATAAACAAGGGTTAAATAGCCCATTAGCGTTATTTGCGAAAAGTGGCTGGGCTTGGTTACAAGCTTGCTATGATAAAAAATCACAAGAATTTTTACTTGATGATGAAGAGACACTTGAAAAAGCAGAACTAGTACTGATGCAACATTTAACGGATAGCTATAATCGAGATGGTGAAATGAGTGACATGTATGTTCAGCGTGCTTTTTCTCAATTAGACGAACTTTTTTTACAAACGGTCAAACAGACGGCATTAACCATATTTAAACCAATAATTCCATTTCTGAAAAAATAAGGGAGCTCATATCAGATGAGAAAATACTTCTCGCAACTATGGATCATGTTGCTATTGATGCTAGTGAGTATCAACAGCTTTGCCGCTGATCCTCTCTGGCAAGTATTGCCTGATAGTATTGAAAAAAGTGAGAGCGATCCACGGCAATATCAAGCTATTAAACTACCTAATGAAATGACTGTATTACTGGTTTCTGATGAAAAAGCAGTTAAATCATTAACGGCAGTGGCATTACCTGTTGGAGCATTAGAAGATCCAGATAGTCAGCAAGGTCTTGCGCACTATTTAGAACATATGGTGCTAATGGGATCGGTGAAATATCCTCAATCAGGCAGTATGTCTGAATTTTTACAAAAGAATGGCGGCTCTCATAATGCGAGTACAACGACTTACCGCACTGCGTTCTATTTAGAAGTAGAAAATAGCGCCATTAATGAAGCTGTTGATCGTCTTGCTGATGCTTTAGCTGAACCTTTACTTGATCCTAAAAATGCAGATCGTGAACGTAATGCGGTTAATGCTGAATTAACAATGGCGCGCGCACGCGATGGGATGCGTTTTTGGCAAGTCAGGGCAGAAACTTTAAACCCAGCGCATCCAAGTTCTCGATTTATGGGTGGGAATCTAGAAACATTAAGTGATAAACCAAATAGTAAGCTTCAAGATGAATTGATTAAATTCTATCAAACACACTATTCTGGCAATTTAATGAATGGTGTTATTTATAGTAATAAATCACTTGATGAATTATCTAAATTAGCCGCAGAGACTTTTGCTCGGATCCCGAATAAAAGGGCTGACGTACCTGTCACCACAGTACCTGCTATGACGGATAAAGAAAAAGGGTTAATGATCCATCTTGTACCTGCTTTACCACAAAAAACCTTACAGATTGAATTTGGTATTGATAATAATGTCGCTGATTTTCGTAGTAAATCTGATGAATATATTGGCTATTTAATCGGTAATCGTAGCGCGGGCACATTGGCAACGTGGCTACAAGATCAAGGCTTGGCTGAAAGTATTAGCGCTTTTTCAGAGCCATATATCGACCGTAATCAAGGTTCGTTTACGATTTATGTTGCGTTGACAGATAAAGGTTTAGCGCAAAAAGACCAAGTGATTTCCGCTATCTTTTCGTACATTCGTTTAATTCAAACAGAAGGGATCAGCCAGCGTTATTTTGATGAAATTGCGAATGTATTAGATCTCTCATTCCGTTATGGCTCTATTGTAAGAGATATGAATTACATAGAAGGTATTTCGGATATGATGCTGCGTTATCCAATCAAAAATATCCTAAATGCAGACTATATTGCTGATAATTATGAACCTTCAGCGATCCTTTCTCGCCTTGACTCTCTTACACCAGAGAAAGCACGTATTTGGGTAATAAGCCCTAATGAACCATCTAATAAGCAAGCCTACTTTGTTAATGCGCCTTATCAGGTTGATAAAATCACAGATAAGCAATTAAAAACCTGGCAAACATTATCGGATGATATTTCATTATCACTGCCAGCACTTAACCCTTACATCCCTAATAATCTTTCACTGATTGATGCGGACAGCAAAATCATCAAACCACAATTGTTGTGGCAAGATAAAAGCGCTCGCTTATTTTATATGCCATCACACTATTTTTCTGATGAGCCTAAAGCCAGTGTGACATTAAGTTTAGTGAATAAGAAATCAGACATTACTGTTAAGCAGCAAGTGACACAAACCTTAACTGACTATCTTGCTGGTTTAGCATTAAGTGAATTATCTTATCAAGCTTCTGTTGCCGGAATGAATATCTCATCTTCGTCAGGACAAGGTGTTGATTTTTCAATGAATGGGTATACACAACATTTACCAGAATTAGTTAATGCAACACTAAAAAGCTATATGAGCTTTGAATCAACTCAAGAAGAGCTAGATCAGGCTAAATCTTGGTATCGCGAACAACTTGAAGTGACTCATAACTTAAAAGCATTTGAAGCAGCTATGCTGCCGGCTCGCCGATTAAATACGATCCCGTACTATGAAGAAGCTGATAAAATCAAAGCATTAGAGTCAATTACACTACAAGATATTATTGATAATCGCCGTGAAGTCATTAAAAATGCGGCACTTCAAGCACTGATTATTGGTAACTTAACGCCAGAGCAAAGCCGTGATATTGCTAAATCTGCACACGAATTATTAGGTAATCAAGGCACAGAATATTGGATCGGTGAAACATTAGTATTCAATAAATTAAATGCGGTTGAATTCCAAAATAAATCGAAGAGTACAGATAATGCATTAGGTGAGCTTTATATCCCGACAGGTTATAGCCGTCTTGAAGGTCAGGCAATTTCTTCAGTGCTAGCCTCAGTTATCAAACCTTGGTTCTATGATCAATTAAGAACAGAAGAGCAGCTAGGTTACGCGGTATTTGCTTATCAAGGCACTATGGGAGAGCAATCCGGTCTAGGTTTTTTACTACAAAGTAATGCAAAACCGCCAGTCTACTTAAATGAGCGCTATAACGCATTTTATCAGCAAGCTTACGAACGTTTGAAAAAAATGAACGAAGCTGATTTTAATCAGTATAAACAAGCAATTATTACCGAAGTTAAACAGCCACCTCAAACATTCTATGAAGAAGTTTCTCTTTATCGAAATGACTTCCATCGTAATAATTTAAAATATGATGGCCGTGAAAAATTCTTAGCTGAACTTAATAAGGTTACATTAAAACAAGCTATTGAATTTTATGAAAAAGCAATTATAAAACCTAATGGATTTATTTTTGTCTCTCAAGTTATTGGTAAAGATGGCACAGATACTGATTATGCAGAGAATAAACAATGGAAACGTTACACCACGGTAAGTGAATTACAAAAAACCTTACCTGTTGAGGAAATTAAAGAGTGAGTGACGTGATACAGGCACAGCCATTAAACCCGTATACACTTCCTCTATACCAAAGACGCCTTATTGAGGCGTCCGCGGGAACAGGAAAAACTTATACAATAGGGTTGTTGTATTTACGGTTGCTTCTTGGGTTAGGCGGAGAGTCAGCATTCTACCGCCCTCTCAGTGTTGAAGAGATTTTAGTTGTGACATTTACGGATGCGGCGACAGATGAATTACGAGCACGTATTCGTAAAAATATCCATGAACTAAGACTTGCCTGTATCCGTCATGATGTTGAAAGTAGCGATAATACGTACCTCGAGTTACTCAAACAGATACCTAATAAAGAGCTAGCTGCACAGTGGTTGCTAGAAGCTGAACGCCAAATGGATGAAGCGGCTATTTATACTATTCATGGCTTTTGCCAACGTATGTTGGCAAATAATGCATTTGAATCAGGAGTCTTGTTTGAACAAGTCTTGATCCAAGATGAATATGAGCTTAAAAAACGGGTATGTGCTGACTTCTGGCGCCGCCATTGTTATCCACTTTCTTATGATGTTGCTAATGCAGTAAGCCAGATTTGGTCTGGCCCGGAACAACTGCTTTATGAAATACAGCCTTATTTACAAGGTGAAATGCCTGAAATTGAAGGTGTGGCATTAGATAGCGAAAATGAATCAGTAAAAGAGCGTCATCAAGCGGTTATCGAAGCAATTAATAACGTTAAAACTCGTTGGAATGAACATCATCATGAAGTTGAAGCATGGATAACTGCTTCAGGTGTTGATAAACGTAGTTACAGCAGTCGTTTTTTACCTAAATGGATTGAAGAAATCACTTTATGGGCGTCAACACTAGAAACGAAAAACTATCAATTACCTGATTGTTTGGTTCGTTTTTCTCAAGAAACATTGAATGAGAAGGCCACTAAAGGTCCAGCACCAGAGCATATTCTGTTCATTGAAATTGAACGATTAACAAAGCAGAGCCTGACTTTGCGTGATGTTATTTTGGTCAACGCGATCCCTGAAATACGCCAAGGTATTGAAAATGAAAAAATGCGTCGTGGCGAAATGGGGTTCGATGATTTATTAACACGTTTAGATAGAGCATTGAAACGTGAAGGTGGTGAAGCTTTAGCACAAGCCATTCGTGAACGCTATCCCGTTGCAATGATTGATGAGTTCCAAGATACAGATCCCCAACAATATCGTATTTTTGATGCGATTTATGGTGAGCATGAAAACAGTGGTTTGTTGTTTATCGGTGATCCTAAGCAGGCAATTTATGCTTTCCGTGGTGCGGATATTTTTACTTATATTCAAGCTAGAAAGCAGACATCTCATCACTACACATTAAACACTAACTGGCGCTCTGCACCGGGTATGGTGAATGCAGTTAACAAACTTTTTATGCGTTCGAATGCTCCATTTTTATTTGAGCATATCCCTTTTATTGAAGTAAGTTCAGCTGAAAAAAACCAAGACATGGCTTTCATTTACCATGATAAACCGATTTCTCCTTTTAATTTTTGGCTTGCTGAAGGTGAAAGTGTTTCTACGGGAAATTACGAGCAAATCATGGCTGCACAATGTGCCGCACAAATTCGTGATTGGTTATCAGCTGGAGATCAGCAACAAGCTTGGCTGATTGAACAAGGTACAAAAAAATCGGTTACATCTGCTGATATTATGGTGTTAGTGCGTAGCCGTAGAGAAGCCGTGCTTATTCGTGACGCACTGAATTTACTTTCGATACAATCAGTGTTTTTGTCCAATCGTGAAAGTGTATTTGAAACTAATGAAGCCAAAGATCTACTTTGGTTATTACAAGCGGTTGTAACACCTGAGAAAGAGCGAGTCTTAAGGGCATCTTTAGCCAGCCGATTGTTTGGTTTCAGCGCAAAGCAAATTGATGATCTGAACCGTAGTGAGGTGCGCTGGAATAGCTATGTAGAGAAATTTGCTGATTATTATGTACTATGGCAAAAGCGTGGCGTTTTACCCATGTTGCGTAAGATCATGATGGATAATCAAATTGCAGAAAATTTACTCGCAAGTATTGATGGTGAGCGTCGGCTTACAGATATCATGCATATTGGTGAATTATTACAAGAAACATCATTACAACTTGATAGTGAACACGCCCTTATTCGTTGGTTAGCACAACAAATTTCTCATCCTGATGCGCAATCTGAAAGCCAACAAATGCGTTTGGAAAGTGACCGAAACCTTGTGCGAATTTGTACTATCCATAAATCTAAAGGTCTTGAATATCCTATCGTTTGCTTACCTTTTGCTTGTAATTATCAAGAACAAAAAGGGGCGCTTTATCATGATAGAGAGAAGTTTTACGCAAAATTAGATATTTTTAGCCGACCTGAAAGCCTGCGCTTAGCGGATGAAGAGCGTTTAGCTGAAGATTTACGCTTACTTTATGTAGCATTAACACGATCAAAATTCTGCTGTTATGTTGGTGTTGCTCCCCTTGTTAAGGGAACTAAACGTAAGTCAGGGCTTACCGATCTGCATAAAAATGCTTTAGGGTATTTATTACAGCAAGGTGAAGAAGGTAATAGTGAATTATTGCATCAATCAATCCATGCTTTATTAGATGATAATATCAGTGTAACAACGCTTGATAATATGTCTGCCCATCGTTATCAGCCTCAATTAATGGTCGAAACAAAACTTGAGGCTGCAATATTTAAACGCCAGATCCATGATAACTGGCGTATAACGAGCTATTCAGGGTTAACCTATCAACATTCAAATCGTAGTTATCATTTTGACTTAGGTGATATTGAGGCTTTGGTACAATCTATCGCACCGGGGCTTGATACAGATGCTAAAGGTGAGAAGCAACAAGGAGAGGTTGATGAAAATTCGATTCATCATTTCCCTCGTGGTGCAGTAGCAGGAACGTTCTTACACAGTTTGCTGGAAGTATTAGATTTTTCACAATCTATTGATGAACTGTGGATGCAAGAACAATTGACTGCCCAAGGTTTTGATGAAAAGTGGGCTCCTCTTTTAGTTTCATGGATGGAAACTCTGTTTCATACACCTCTTAATACCCAAGGATTGTGTCTTGCAGATATCCCAAAATCACAACAACTTGATGAATTACAATTCTATTTACCTATTGAGAAAGAGGTATCATCAGCCCAATTGACTCAATTAATTAGCCAGTTTGATCCTCTATCAAAACGTTGTCCGGCTTTGCAATTTCAACAAGTAGAAGGAATGCTTAAAGGCTTTATTGACTTAGTTTTTTCTTGGGAAGGTAAATACTATGTTGTGGATTATAAATCGAACTGGTTAGGTGAATCGAGTGAGGATTACACACAAGAAGCGATGATGAATGCAATGATGGATCATCGCTACGACTTGCAATATCAACTCTATACCTTAGCGTTACATCGTTTCTTACAACAGCGCATCCCTGATTATGATTACCAAAGCCACTTTGGTGGGATTTATTACCTCTTCTTACGGGGTATAGACAAAGCACATCCCGGAAATGGAGTTTATGCCTATTTACCCGACGAAGCTTTTGTCTTGGCGCTAGATTCACTATTTGCAGGTAAAAGTAGCAAACTCGATGTAGTCGGTGAGAAATAAAAATGATCAAACTATTAGAACAAGCGATTACACAAAATTTATTACGGCCTTTAGATCTTCGATTTGCACAAATGCTGGTGGAAGATGAAAATCCTATTTTACTGTTTGTATTTGCTTATTTAAGTGCTCAAACTGGTGCGGGACATGTTTGTTTACCATTGAATATTATTCAAAAAGATCAACTGTTTGATGGCAGACAAAAGGAGTTTGCACAAGAAATTTGGCAAAAAATGGGTAAGCCTTCTGCTAAAAAAATAGTAGAGGAATTGACTCATTGTCATTGTGTTAATCAAAGTAGTGATGATTCACCTTCCCCCATTATTTTAGATAATGAACTTCTTTATCTACAAAGAATGTGGAGCTATGAAGAGAAAGTAGCTCAGTTTTTTAGGCAAGAGCATGCCATTGTTGATATTGATGAGAATGAATTAATTAAAGTACTCGACCAACTTTTTCCAACAACGAAAGAAAGCCAAGAAACAAATTGGCAAAAAGTGGCTGCGAGTGTTGCCATCACAAGCCCTATCTCTATTATTTCTGGAGGGCCAGGAACAGGGAAAACTACAACAGTTGCTAAAATTTTAGCGGCTTTTGTGATGCTCACATCGAATGAAAAGCCGATTATTCAATTAGCGGCTCCTACAGGTAAAGCCGCAGCGAGATTAACGGAATCTTTAGGTAACGCTTTGGCGCAACTTAATTTAAGCGAAGAAGAAAATAAATGGATGCCAAAGCAGGCACAAACTATTCATCGTTTATTAGGCGCTCAACCTGAAAGTCAGCAAGTGCGTTACCATAAAGATAATCCATTACAGCTGGATATTTTAGTTGTTGATGAAGCATCAATGGTTGATTTACCTATGATGGCGCGATTGATTGATGCACTTCCACCAAAATGTCACGTTATTTTCTTAGGTGATAAAGACCAACTTGCTTCTGTTGAAGCAGGCGCTGTATTAGGTGATATTTGTCGTTTTTCTGAAGATGGTTTTAGTCAAAAGAGATTTGATCAGATTAATCACTTAACCCAAGGTGAGCTGGCTAAATCTAGCGGTATCATTCCTGTTTCTCAAACACCAGTTTCTGTCGTTAGTGATTCTCTGTGTCTGCTACGAAAAAGCTACCGCTTTGGTGAGGATTCAGGGATAGGGCAACTTGCTTTTGCGGTTAATAAGGGACAAACCAACACAGCCATTGCGTTGTTGAAAAAAGCAGGGGTTAGCCCACAACAGTTTGAAATGGCATTAGAGCCTCAAGATGTGAGTTTTATTGCTTTAGAGTCAAAAGAGAGTTATTTACTGATGATCCAAGATGCTGTTGATGCCTATCGAGAGTATCTCACTTTAGTTTCTCAAAAAGCATCACCCGATATTATTCTTAATGCTTTTAACCAATACCGTTTATTGTGCGCGCGAAGAGAAGGCCCTTTCGGTGTGAGCGGTTTAA containing:
- the recB gene encoding exodeoxyribonuclease V subunit beta — protein: MSDVIQAQPLNPYTLPLYQRRLIEASAGTGKTYTIGLLYLRLLLGLGGESAFYRPLSVEEILVVTFTDAATDELRARIRKNIHELRLACIRHDVESSDNTYLELLKQIPNKELAAQWLLEAERQMDEAAIYTIHGFCQRMLANNAFESGVLFEQVLIQDEYELKKRVCADFWRRHCYPLSYDVANAVSQIWSGPEQLLYEIQPYLQGEMPEIEGVALDSENESVKERHQAVIEAINNVKTRWNEHHHEVEAWITASGVDKRSYSSRFLPKWIEEITLWASTLETKNYQLPDCLVRFSQETLNEKATKGPAPEHILFIEIERLTKQSLTLRDVILVNAIPEIRQGIENEKMRRGEMGFDDLLTRLDRALKREGGEALAQAIRERYPVAMIDEFQDTDPQQYRIFDAIYGEHENSGLLFIGDPKQAIYAFRGADIFTYIQARKQTSHHYTLNTNWRSAPGMVNAVNKLFMRSNAPFLFEHIPFIEVSSAEKNQDMAFIYHDKPISPFNFWLAEGESVSTGNYEQIMAAQCAAQIRDWLSAGDQQQAWLIEQGTKKSVTSADIMVLVRSRREAVLIRDALNLLSIQSVFLSNRESVFETNEAKDLLWLLQAVVTPEKERVLRASLASRLFGFSAKQIDDLNRSEVRWNSYVEKFADYYVLWQKRGVLPMLRKIMMDNQIAENLLASIDGERRLTDIMHIGELLQETSLQLDSEHALIRWLAQQISHPDAQSESQQMRLESDRNLVRICTIHKSKGLEYPIVCLPFACNYQEQKGALYHDREKFYAKLDIFSRPESLRLADEERLAEDLRLLYVALTRSKFCCYVGVAPLVKGTKRKSGLTDLHKNALGYLLQQGEEGNSELLHQSIHALLDDNISVTTLDNMSAHRYQPQLMVETKLEAAIFKRQIHDNWRITSYSGLTYQHSNRSYHFDLGDIEALVQSIAPGLDTDAKGEKQQGEVDENSIHHFPRGAVAGTFLHSLLEVLDFSQSIDELWMQEQLTAQGFDEKWAPLLVSWMETLFHTPLNTQGLCLADIPKSQQLDELQFYLPIEKEVSSAQLTQLISQFDPLSKRCPALQFQQVEGMLKGFIDLVFSWEGKYYVVDYKSNWLGESSEDYTQEAMMNAMMDHRYDLQYQLYTLALHRFLQQRIPDYDYQSHFGGIYYLFLRGIDKAHPGNGVYAYLPDEAFVLALDSLFAGKSSKLDVVGEK
- the recC gene encoding exodeoxyribonuclease V subunit gamma, with translation MFHIYHSNQLSLLKSLMVHFMQTRPLSSPFEQEVILVQSPGMSQWLQIQLAESLGIAANIRYPLPATFIWEMFTRVLSGIPKESAFSKDAMTWKLMALLPEFLPHEEFKPLLHYLDDDDDKRKLHQLAGRVADLFDQYLVYRSDWLASWEKDELIEGLSENQRWQKILWVALQQYTKDLNQPQWHRSNLYQQFISTLNNADEGELQHCFPPRIFICGISALPQVYLQALQAIGRHTEIYLLFTNPCRYYWGDIQDPKFLARLNSRKPRHYKQLHESPWFKDEKNASSLFNDEGEQNIGNPLLASWGKLGKDNLYFLSELEYTDVLDAFVEIPRDNLLHQLQADILDLEDFSQLGTTLATYECSEDKRVISPDDYSLTFHASHSPQREVEVLQDQLLHLLEQDPELLPRDIIVMVADIDSYTPYIQAVFGNAPSERYLPFAISDRKARQAHPVLQAFITLLELPQSRFTAEQVLALLEVPALAGHFSIFENELKLLRRWVDESGIRWGLDDENVASFLLPITGKNTWEFGLLRMLLGYAMESENGPWKGVLPYDESSGLVAELAGHLADFLYTLSDWRTRLSETRSLEAWLEVGQQLVDAFFESDEETELVLALIIQQWQKVIENGLKAQYQNEIPLVLIRDELTVRFDDEKISQRFLAGSINFCTLMPMRSIPFKAVCLLGMNDGIYPRNIQPLGFDLMAEKRRRGDRKRRDDDRYLFLEALSSAEKYLYISYIGKSIRDDRECNPSVLIKELQDYIGQNFRLPEDGELNVDDSATRVNQRLLTQHSRVPFAQENFRIGASFRSYASEWLPAASGQGEVHQSFIEPLNDDDTIDKVSVDALARFYRHPIRAFFQQRLKTNFVIEETELPEEEPFVINALQRYLLNQWLLKALIDQTSTEALFERIKAAGQLPASAFGQIYWEQQIEELLPLAEKIRSERLATHSVTLEQSFSAMPLIGRLNEVQADGLLRWRPASLTANDLLQLWIEHLVYCLKEGAGESRFYGRKETQWCLLPVDPEFAYATLDKLISDYKQGLNSPLALFAKSGWAWLQACYDKKSQEFLLDDEETLEKAELVLMQHLTDSYNRDGEMSDMYVQRAFSQLDELFLQTVKQTALTIFKPIIPFLKK
- the ptrA gene encoding pitrilysin — its product is MRKYFSQLWIMLLLMLVSINSFAADPLWQVLPDSIEKSESDPRQYQAIKLPNEMTVLLVSDEKAVKSLTAVALPVGALEDPDSQQGLAHYLEHMVLMGSVKYPQSGSMSEFLQKNGGSHNASTTTYRTAFYLEVENSAINEAVDRLADALAEPLLDPKNADRERNAVNAELTMARARDGMRFWQVRAETLNPAHPSSRFMGGNLETLSDKPNSKLQDELIKFYQTHYSGNLMNGVIYSNKSLDELSKLAAETFARIPNKRADVPVTTVPAMTDKEKGLMIHLVPALPQKTLQIEFGIDNNVADFRSKSDEYIGYLIGNRSAGTLATWLQDQGLAESISAFSEPYIDRNQGSFTIYVALTDKGLAQKDQVISAIFSYIRLIQTEGISQRYFDEIANVLDLSFRYGSIVRDMNYIEGISDMMLRYPIKNILNADYIADNYEPSAILSRLDSLTPEKARIWVISPNEPSNKQAYFVNAPYQVDKITDKQLKTWQTLSDDISLSLPALNPYIPNNLSLIDADSKIIKPQLLWQDKSARLFYMPSHYFSDEPKASVTLSLVNKKSDITVKQQVTQTLTDYLAGLALSELSYQASVAGMNISSSSGQGVDFSMNGYTQHLPELVNATLKSYMSFESTQEELDQAKSWYREQLEVTHNLKAFEAAMLPARRLNTIPYYEEADKIKALESITLQDIIDNRREVIKNAALQALIIGNLTPEQSRDIAKSAHELLGNQGTEYWIGETLVFNKLNAVEFQNKSKSTDNALGELYIPTGYSRLEGQAISSVLASVIKPWFYDQLRTEEQLGYAVFAYQGTMGEQSGLGFLLQSNAKPPVYLNERYNAFYQQAYERLKKMNEADFNQYKQAIITEVKQPPQTFYEEVSLYRNDFHRNNLKYDGREKFLAELNKVTLKQAIEFYEKAIIKPNGFIFVSQVIGKDGTDTDYAENKQWKRYTTVSELQKTLPVEEIKE
- the recD gene encoding exodeoxyribonuclease V subunit alpha, which produces MIKLLEQAITQNLLRPLDLRFAQMLVEDENPILLFVFAYLSAQTGAGHVCLPLNIIQKDQLFDGRQKEFAQEIWQKMGKPSAKKIVEELTHCHCVNQSSDDSPSPIILDNELLYLQRMWSYEEKVAQFFRQEHAIVDIDENELIKVLDQLFPTTKESQETNWQKVAASVAITSPISIISGGPGTGKTTTVAKILAAFVMLTSNEKPIIQLAAPTGKAAARLTESLGNALAQLNLSEEENKWMPKQAQTIHRLLGAQPESQQVRYHKDNPLQLDILVVDEASMVDLPMMARLIDALPPKCHVIFLGDKDQLASVEAGAVLGDICRFSEDGFSQKRFDQINHLTQGELAKSSGIIPVSQTPVSVVSDSLCLLRKSYRFGEDSGIGQLAFAVNKGQTNTAIALLKKAGVSPQQFEMALEPQDVSFIALESKESYLLMIQDAVDAYREYLTLVSQKASPDIILNAFNQYRLLCARREGPFGVSGLNDRIEMLLHRQRLIRRPTNSYQSDYIGRPIMIQRNDSTLGLFNGDIGIMLNNDEGEMKAFFQLPDGKLKAIQPSRLPQHETAYVMTVHKSQGSEFTHTALVLPDKFSPVVSRELLYTALTRAKQKLSLYASESMVKMAIQTRIQRRSGLIDKLRY